One Clupea harengus chromosome 12, Ch_v2.0.2, whole genome shotgun sequence DNA segment encodes these proteins:
- the LOC116222944 gene encoding outer dense fiber protein 2-like — MRKAMRTNPSSPPLHVHVSDSTPVHVHVKKAQKTSSPKTQKKAMDSDGLRPTAKVKTRMPWIPPGKTSARVPSFKWEGPTHHLEITPLPDPEPSPAGLRLEDLSTDEEEAVHGRISQYEKKIDSLMTEVSSLKSEVELRRKEQLFDRQSERLTASHRVIAEQEEELAEVSKELEVTERENSRLRESMEKMLEESDFTRLEKESLLQEKDLLLSKLLEAELDGTAAAKQVSALRETVSRISHSTSACGEKRLSGSDSSILSKQKGLLLQKLETFEGTNRTLRHLLREQHGREMDSLRLLEQKDSLLKKLTDIEAENSLFRIKLQDKEKELDQLSSLLENEKENSKTTSELSKVLESTRGHLQGQLRSKEADNNRLSVQIKNLERAANQQRGEMDHLQTQLRELRERADGEKEALKRATRAQKHRAERSEDAAGQLSAQLMEIEAQLADAVSAAESWSSRHGKEVKDKSQMEMEISVLNSRITDLTEQLQRVEDKSRAEREGLLDRLHGLTTESTAARLENQTLKATLNALEEKLSLSQSEVQQVKSSVKQYESLVDSYKAQVPRFPSTPHIHHTRRPLPYLCPNVN; from the exons ATG AGAAAAGCAATGAGAACAAATCCCTCTTCGCCTCcgctgcatgtgcatgtgtcagaCAGCACACCTGTGCACGTGCATGTGAAGAAGGCCCAGAAGACCAGTTCACCCAAGACGCAG AAGAAAGCAATGGATTCTGATGGTTTGCGTCCCACGGCCAAGGTGAAGACAAGGATGCCATGGATACCTCCTGGAAAGACCTCCGCTCGGGTACCTTCCTTCAAGTGGGAG GGGCCTACACACCACCTGGAGATCACCCCTCTCCCTGACCCTGAGCCTTCCCCTGCAGGGCTGCGTCTGGAGGACCTGTCCACAGACGAGGAGGAGGCTGTGCACGGGCGTATCAGCCAGTACGAGAAGAAGATTGACAGCCTGATGACGGAGGTTAGCTCACTCAAGAGTGAG gtTGAGTTACGCAGAAAGGAGCAGCTCTTTGATCGTCAGTCTGAGAGACTTACTGCTTCCCACCGGGTCATCGCTGAACAGGAAGAGGAACTGGCCGAGGTCTCCAAAGAGCTGGAGGTCACAGAGCGAGAGAACTCCCGCCTCCGGGAGTCCATGGAGAAGATGCTTGAGGAGTCAGACTTCACCAG gctggagaaggagagccTCCTGCAGGAGAAAGACCTGCTCCTCAGCAAGCTGCTAGAGGCCGAGCTGGACGGCACAGCGGCCGCCAAGCAGGTGTCCGCCCTCAGGGAGACGGTCAGCCGCATATCCCACAGCACCAGCGCATGTGGG GAGAAAAGGCTGTCCGGCTCTGATTCCTCAATCCTGAGTAAGCAGAAGGGGCTGCTCCTTCAGAAGCTGGAGACGTTTGAAGGCACCAACCGGACCCTTCGCCACCTCCTGAGGGAGCAGCACGGGCGTGAG ATGGACTCCCTACGTCTGTTGGAACAGAAAGATTCTTTACTGAAGAAGCTAACAGACATAGAGGCAGAGAACTCA CTATTTCGAATAAAACTTcaggacaaagagaaagaactTGACCAACTCTCATCACTCCTAGAAAACGAGAAG GAGAATTCCAAGACCACCAGTGAGTTGTCTAAAGTTCTGGAGTCTACGCGGGGGCATCTGCAGGGTCAGCTACGGAGTAAGGAGGCTGACAACAACCGGCTCAGTGTTCAGATCAAG AACCTGGAGCGGGCAGCCAATCAGCAGCGGGGGGAGATGGACCACCTCCAGACGCAGCTGCGGGAGCTGAGGGAGCGGGCCGACGGCGAAAAGGAGGCCCTGAAGAGGGCCACACGTGCGCAGAAGCACCGGGCGGAGCGCAGCGAGGACGCCGCCGGACAGCTGAGTGCCCAGCTAATGGAGATA GAGGCTCAGCTGGCCGATGCCGTGTCTGCCGCCGAGAGCTGGAGCAGCCGCCACGGCAAGGAGGTGAAGGACAAGAgccagatggagatggagatctCCGTCCTGAACAG CCGAATAACAGATCTAACAGAGCAGCTGCAACGTGTCGAGGACAAGTCACGGGCGGAGAGGGAAGGGCTCCTGGACCGACTCCATGGGCTCACGACAGAGAGCACCGCTGCCAGGCTGGAGAACCAGACCCTGAAG gccACTCTAAATGCACTGGAGGAgaagctctctctgtcccagtcGGAGGTGCAGCAGGTGAAGAGCTCCGTGAAGCAGTATGAGAGCCTGGTGGACAGCTACAAAGCACAGGTGCCACGCTTCCCTTCCACCCCACACATTCACCACACCAGACGACCCCTTCCTTACCTCTGTCCCAACGTGAATTAG